The following coding sequences lie in one Flagellimonas eckloniae genomic window:
- a CDS encoding LytR/AlgR family response regulator transcription factor yields MRCIIVDDESSARAIIAELCKIIPDMEVVAELPDALEALKFLKHTQVDLIFMDIHMPKLTGVDFIETVSNPPKIVLTTSDKDFAIEAYKYEFIVDYLVKPITHERFQKCVQRLEKTFEKTQQEHSEKGMNQNEDEDLYINIDRRLIKLKFMDILLIEAHGDYIEIQTQKNRYRVHSTLKKIKEKLPESRFLQIHRSFIINFTQIIDIQDNSVLIERNVIPISRSNRPELMQRLNLL; encoded by the coding sequence GTGAGATGTATTATAGTAGATGACGAGTCAAGTGCAAGAGCCATAATAGCGGAGCTTTGCAAAATCATTCCAGATATGGAGGTGGTAGCAGAGCTACCAGATGCTTTGGAAGCGCTTAAATTTTTAAAGCACACCCAAGTGGACCTCATTTTCATGGATATCCATATGCCTAAACTTACTGGTGTTGATTTTATTGAAACGGTAAGTAACCCGCCAAAAATTGTGTTAACAACATCTGACAAGGATTTTGCCATTGAAGCCTATAAATATGAGTTTATAGTTGACTATTTGGTAAAACCGATCACACATGAACGGTTTCAGAAATGTGTGCAAAGATTAGAGAAAACCTTCGAAAAAACACAGCAAGAGCATTCAGAAAAAGGGATGAATCAAAATGAGGATGAAGACTTATATATCAATATAGATCGTCGATTGATCAAACTAAAATTCATGGATATTCTTTTAATAGAGGCCCATGGAGACTATATCGAAATACAAACCCAAAAAAATCGGTATCGCGTACATTCCACGCTCAAAAAAATAAAAGAAAAGCTTCCAGAATCCAGATTCCTCCAAATACACCGGTCATTTATCATTAACTTCACTCAAATAATTGATATACAGGATAATAGCGTGTTAATTGAGCGAAATGTTATCCCCATAAGCCGGTCTAACAGACCTGAGCTGATGCAGCGATTGAATCTTTTATAA
- a CDS encoding Hpt domain-containing protein: MMIEQPNLDYIKEISGGNADFEKKFLTIIQTEFPKEKQDYIETLEGNELEESAKIVHKIKHKLGILGLTEGYKLAVKYEEDLKYGNTNLKGEFLKILQSVEEFISKIA; the protein is encoded by the coding sequence ATGATGATTGAGCAACCAAATCTAGATTATATAAAGGAAATTTCTGGAGGTAATGCGGATTTTGAAAAGAAATTCTTGACCATAATCCAAACAGAATTTCCAAAAGAGAAGCAAGATTATATAGAAACTCTTGAAGGGAATGAATTAGAAGAGTCCGCTAAGATTGTGCATAAAATAAAGCACAAACTTGGTATTCTTGGGCTTACCGAAGGATACAAGCTCGCTGTTAAATATGAAGAAGATTTAAAGTATGGGAATACAAATCTTAAAGGCGAGTTTCTTAAAATTTTACAAAGTGTTGAAGAGTTTATTTCAAAAATAGCATAA
- a CDS encoding sensor histidine kinase: MHSLLKRQIKKFLPKEFVERPEMESLFDSISKSYSDFDEKLKMIQRATSLSSEELYLANKRLIQETESQQKVLESLSKAVVSMQDKTNDQVNRGVDLNPQKLVEDIENQADMLVKITAEKDTLLKNLEQQNESLNNYAHMVSHDLKSPIRNVHSLVSWVFDDAQDGSKEMSKENVQLIFQNLSKMDSLIDGILRHSTIDSIQENAVIVDLNLLINEIERTVYVPDNITIKRSKKLPKLYTGKYRIEQLFKNLITNAITATENIQEGYIMIDVKEEADGWLFSVTDNGKGIPEHLQTGIFGMFKKLENNSGATGIGLALVKKIINYYKGDIWLSSQEGKGTTFFFTIKTNHDD, from the coding sequence ATGCATTCGTTACTTAAAAGACAAATAAAGAAATTTTTACCCAAAGAATTTGTGGAGCGTCCAGAAATGGAAAGCCTCTTTGATTCGATAAGCAAGTCATATTCAGATTTTGATGAAAAACTGAAAATGATTCAGCGGGCAACGTCTTTGAGTTCCGAAGAATTGTACCTGGCAAATAAAAGATTGATTCAGGAGACCGAGAGTCAACAAAAAGTTCTGGAATCTCTTAGCAAGGCTGTGGTGTCCATGCAAGATAAAACCAACGACCAGGTAAATAGAGGTGTTGATTTAAATCCACAGAAGTTAGTGGAAGATATAGAGAACCAAGCTGATATGTTGGTAAAAATTACAGCGGAAAAGGATACGCTTCTTAAAAATTTAGAGCAACAGAACGAATCCTTGAACAATTACGCGCACATGGTTTCCCATGACCTAAAGTCACCAATAAGAAATGTACACTCATTGGTAAGCTGGGTGTTTGATGATGCACAAGATGGGTCTAAAGAAATGAGCAAGGAAAATGTACAGCTCATTTTTCAAAACCTGTCCAAAATGGATAGTTTGATTGATGGTATTCTAAGACATTCAACCATAGATTCTATACAGGAAAATGCGGTTATTGTAGACCTTAACTTATTAATAAATGAGATTGAGCGAACTGTTTATGTTCCCGATAATATTACCATTAAAAGGAGTAAAAAACTTCCTAAACTATATACAGGCAAATATAGAATTGAACAGTTGTTCAAGAACTTAATTACCAACGCCATTACGGCCACTGAGAATATACAGGAAGGTTACATTATGATTGATGTAAAGGAAGAGGCGGATGGATGGTTGTTCAGTGTAACTGACAATGGCAAAGGAATTCCCGAACACCTTCAAACTGGAATTTTTGGAATGTTTAAAAAGTTGGAGAACAACTCTGGCGCTACTGGAATTGGTCTTGCGCTGGTAAAGAAAATTATAAACTATTACAAGGGGGATATTTGGCTTTCTTCACAAGAAGGTAAGGGAACCACATTCTTTTTTACAATTAAAACCAATCATGATGATTGA
- a CDS encoding FIST signal transduction protein encodes MKINQAKRLKGGKWEFDQNVSLKEPLVLVFADRYQLESKDIFNEVKELYPDGHLVFGSTSGEIMETNVYDESIVVTAIEFEQTSFTIVSENVSDYVDIEKMGLAISNKFDKDKLRHMFIVSDGSFVNGSGLIEGLESAKGFKASITGGLCGDGARFEKTLTSYNENPKQGEVVAIGFYGDALEVSYANFGGWTPFGPERTITKSEGNVLFEIDGKPALDLYKKYLGDKADELPQAALLYPLTVQQNTESEPLVRTILNIDEKENSMILAGDVPMNSKVQLMMSTTDDIAEGASNAAEQAMENRENKPELAILVSCVGRKLVLDQRTEDEIEEVAEVIGDQARITGFYSYGEMAPFAGKNECQLHNQTMTLTLLSE; translated from the coding sequence ATGAAAATTAATCAAGCAAAACGATTAAAGGGAGGTAAATGGGAGTTTGATCAAAATGTATCCCTAAAAGAGCCATTGGTATTGGTGTTTGCGGATAGGTATCAGTTAGAATCCAAAGATATATTCAATGAAGTGAAAGAACTCTACCCTGATGGACATCTAGTGTTTGGATCAACCTCAGGAGAGATTATGGAAACCAATGTGTATGACGAAAGCATAGTAGTAACAGCAATTGAGTTTGAGCAGACAAGCTTTACCATAGTAAGTGAGAATGTGTCTGACTATGTGGATATAGAAAAAATGGGCCTTGCCATTTCAAATAAGTTCGACAAGGATAAATTAAGGCACATGTTCATTGTATCAGATGGGAGCTTTGTTAATGGAAGTGGTTTAATTGAAGGATTGGAATCAGCGAAAGGATTCAAAGCATCCATTACTGGTGGACTTTGCGGTGATGGAGCCCGTTTTGAAAAAACGTTGACCTCTTACAACGAAAACCCAAAACAAGGCGAGGTGGTCGCTATTGGTTTTTACGGTGATGCATTGGAGGTTTCCTATGCCAATTTTGGAGGTTGGACCCCATTTGGTCCTGAGCGTACCATTACCAAGTCCGAAGGAAACGTACTTTTTGAAATTGATGGAAAACCCGCATTGGATCTTTACAAAAAATATTTGGGAGATAAGGCAGATGAACTTCCGCAAGCGGCACTTTTGTATCCATTGACGGTGCAACAAAATACAGAGTCTGAACCTTTGGTTCGTACCATTCTTAACATTGACGAAAAAGAAAATTCCATGATTTTGGCAGGTGATGTTCCAATGAATTCCAAAGTACAATTGATGATGTCCACAACGGACGATATTGCCGAAGGCGCATCCAATGCAGCCGAGCAAGCTATGGAGAATAGGGAAAACAAACCTGAATTGGCAATACTGGTAAGCTGTGTGGGAAGAAAATTGGTTTTGGACCAACGAACGGAGGATGAAATTGAAGAGGTTGCCGAGGTCATAGGAGACCAGGCGCGAATTACAGGATTTTATTCCTATGGTGAGATGGCACCATTTGCAGGAAAAAATGAATGTCAATTGCACAATCAGACCATGACCCTAACCTTATTGAGTGAGTAA
- a CDS encoding PAS domain-containing sensor histidine kinase, which translates to MDSNEIPILKRALAREKKARKSAENLLENKAKELYDATLHLKEANGRLETLLNDGGTRLDNAFVNIIDPYVVMDMMSNVINMNTSAKEFLGYDHTKEKICLSDLVHPDYLEYTAESFQTLLQVGILKNYNAKIVTKGLEERFVNINASLVYNDNGSPIGAQGVIRDITSEVEIKQLLESQKKQQDIIVENSSLGILLIVKEKIIKANKAFIELLGYSEIELKKMSLNDISTLEDSNLYDDLFQKSLVSDTKKFSIVRKFHKKNGKTLFGKTSMSSVMDSKGNIEYSVAMIEDITHEKISEEKLIASEERMATLIKNLQTGILLEDENRKIVLANQKFCDLFGIPVSPDVLKGVCSEKSIHKYKSLFLEPALEIDRINEVVDQKDSVTADEMELVDGRTFERDYIPLFNNGEYQGHLWSYSDVTLRKNYRKNLEIQKEKYGSIIANMNLGLVEVDIDGNILMVNQSFSDMVGTTADELIGRNVYEAVPIINNSTEEQKLQDNKRKQGISDSYEVAVRIANGEKRFWLISGAPRYDDAGNIIGSIGIHLDITAQKHLELQKENLLSELEASNKGLQEYAHIVSHDLKSPLRSVSALATWMYDDYKDSLDENGRYNLKMMQEKIEGMDKLISGILKYSTVNNDVLDHTEVDVNEVIHEIKEIIYIPEHVTIKTKKKLPLIKADKTKIHQLFQNFLSNAVVNIDKEKGFVVVDYKEEPEHWEFSISDNGVGIPKEYHEKIFQIFQSIGNNERSTGIGLSIVKKIIDRYNGKIWLESKIGEGTTFYFTIQKTLKTKDNEN; encoded by the coding sequence ATGGATAGTAATGAAATCCCCATATTAAAACGTGCTTTGGCCCGAGAGAAAAAGGCCAGAAAAAGCGCTGAAAACCTTCTTGAAAATAAGGCAAAAGAGCTTTATGATGCCACCTTGCACCTTAAGGAGGCAAATGGCCGTTTGGAGACTCTGTTAAATGATGGGGGAACTCGCCTGGACAATGCTTTTGTAAATATTATTGACCCCTATGTGGTCATGGATATGATGTCCAATGTGATCAACATGAATACCTCTGCAAAGGAATTCTTGGGATACGATCATACAAAGGAGAAAATATGTCTTTCAGATTTAGTGCATCCAGACTATTTGGAATACACCGCAGAATCGTTTCAAACACTGTTGCAGGTTGGGATTCTTAAAAACTACAATGCAAAGATTGTTACAAAGGGACTCGAGGAACGATTTGTAAATATTAATGCCAGTCTTGTTTATAATGATAATGGCAGCCCAATAGGCGCCCAAGGTGTAATTAGGGATATTACTAGTGAGGTTGAGATAAAGCAACTTTTAGAAAGTCAAAAGAAACAACAAGATATCATTGTTGAAAATTCTTCTCTTGGAATCTTACTAATTGTAAAGGAGAAAATAATAAAGGCAAACAAGGCTTTTATTGAGCTTTTAGGATACTCAGAAATAGAACTGAAAAAAATGTCATTAAATGATATATCCACATTGGAGGATAGCAATTTGTATGATGATTTATTTCAAAAAAGTTTGGTGAGTGACACCAAGAAATTCTCTATAGTTAGAAAATTTCATAAAAAGAATGGTAAAACTTTATTTGGAAAAACTTCCATGAGCTCTGTTATGGATTCCAAAGGTAATATTGAGTACAGTGTTGCCATGATAGAGGATATTACCCATGAAAAAATCTCTGAGGAAAAACTAATAGCATCAGAAGAACGAATGGCGACCCTGATCAAGAATTTACAAACAGGGATTTTGCTTGAAGATGAAAACAGGAAAATAGTTCTGGCAAATCAGAAATTTTGTGACCTATTTGGAATCCCAGTTTCTCCAGATGTTCTAAAAGGAGTATGTAGTGAAAAATCCATACATAAGTACAAAAGCTTGTTCTTGGAGCCAGCCCTCGAAATAGATAGAATAAATGAGGTAGTTGATCAAAAAGACTCCGTCACGGCAGATGAAATGGAGCTTGTGGATGGTAGAACTTTTGAACGCGATTATATTCCATTATTTAATAATGGAGAATACCAGGGTCATTTATGGAGCTATAGTGATGTTACCTTAAGAAAGAACTATAGGAAGAATCTAGAAATTCAAAAGGAAAAGTATGGAAGTATTATCGCCAATATGAACCTTGGCTTGGTTGAGGTTGATATTGATGGTAATATTTTAATGGTCAATCAGAGTTTTAGCGATATGGTTGGCACCACTGCAGATGAATTGATAGGAAGAAATGTTTATGAAGCTGTACCTATTATTAATAATAGTACGGAAGAGCAGAAACTTCAGGACAATAAGAGGAAACAAGGAATCTCCGACTCCTATGAGGTAGCAGTAAGAATTGCCAATGGGGAAAAAAGATTTTGGCTCATTAGCGGTGCTCCAAGATATGATGATGCAGGAAATATAATTGGTTCCATAGGCATACACTTGGATATCACTGCCCAAAAACACCTTGAACTACAAAAAGAAAACCTATTAAGTGAATTAGAGGCAAGTAATAAAGGATTACAGGAATACGCCCATATAGTTTCCCACGATTTAAAATCCCCATTAAGAAGTGTAAGTGCTTTGGCCACTTGGATGTATGACGATTATAAAGATTCTTTGGATGAAAATGGCCGCTATAATCTAAAAATGATGCAGGAGAAGATTGAGGGAATGGATAAACTAATCAGTGGAATCCTAAAATATTCAACTGTTAATAATGATGTTTTGGACCATACCGAAGTTGATGTAAATGAAGTGATTCATGAAATTAAAGAGATCATCTATATACCAGAACATGTTACCATAAAAACAAAAAAGAAGCTCCCGCTTATTAAAGCCGATAAAACAAAAATACATCAGCTGTTCCAGAACTTTTTGAGCAATGCCGTTGTAAACATTGATAAAGAGAAGGGATTTGTAGTTGTAGATTATAAGGAAGAACCAGAACATTGGGAGTTTAGCATAAGTGACAATGGTGTAGGAATACCAAAAGAATATCACGAAAAGATTTTCCAGATTTTCCAATCTATTGGAAACAATGAACGATCTACGGGAATAGGACTTTCAATTGTCAAAAAAATAATTGACAGATATAATGGGAAAATTTGGTTAGAGAGTAAAATTGGAGAGGGAACCACTTTCTATTTTACAATACAAAAAACTTTAAAAACAAAAGACAATGAAAATTAA
- a CDS encoding heme NO-binding domain-containing protein, whose translation MKGIVFTEFLEMVESIYGLETVDSLLENCDLPSGGAYTSVGTYDFNEMVSLISELSQKKDVPQEDLLYSFGHHLFVGLVSAHPDVVSSYRTPIGLLNSIEDHIHIHVKKLYPDAELPQFKILSKTDTALELIYSSSRGLYALAHGLIVKTFEHFERSATIDYKLLNEDGTEVKFTISQNG comes from the coding sequence ATGAAAGGAATTGTTTTTACAGAGTTTCTGGAAATGGTCGAGTCAATTTATGGCCTTGAAACCGTTGACTCTTTACTGGAAAATTGCGATCTCCCTTCTGGAGGTGCATATACTTCAGTAGGCACATACGATTTTAACGAAATGGTAAGCTTAATTTCTGAGCTCAGCCAAAAAAAGGATGTTCCCCAAGAAGACTTACTTTATTCTTTTGGGCATCATTTGTTTGTAGGTCTTGTAAGTGCTCATCCAGATGTGGTCTCAAGTTATAGAACTCCAATAGGTCTTCTCAACTCCATTGAGGATCATATCCACATCCATGTAAAGAAACTCTATCCAGATGCTGAACTTCCACAGTTCAAAATTCTGTCTAAGACAGATACAGCACTAGAGCTCATATATAGCTCATCACGTGGGTTATATGCCTTGGCGCATGGACTTATAGTGAAAACATTTGAACATTTTGAGAGATCCGCTACTATAGATTACAAATTATTAAATGAAGACGGTACAGAAGTCAAGTTTACTATCTCACAAAATGGATAG
- a CDS encoding response regulator has protein sequence MNVLFIEDDMIETMKLQRAISKFQSKHKIIEAKNGEEAMEVLKSGDLPEIILLDLNMPRMSGIEFLTLLKADDKLKYLPTIILTTSENRVDLLKCFEIGIAGYIIKPLKYEDYESKLKKVFDYWEVSELVKA, from the coding sequence ATGAATGTACTGTTCATTGAAGATGATATGATAGAGACAATGAAATTGCAACGAGCAATTTCAAAATTTCAGTCAAAACATAAAATTATCGAAGCCAAAAATGGGGAGGAAGCCATGGAAGTTTTAAAGAGTGGTGACCTGCCTGAAATTATTCTTCTGGATCTTAATATGCCAAGAATGAGCGGAATAGAATTCTTAACTCTTTTGAAAGCAGATGATAAACTTAAATATCTTCCTACAATAATTTTGACCACATCGGAAAATAGAGTGGATTTATTGAAGTGTTTTGAAATTGGCATAGCAGGATATATCATAAAACCCTTAAAATATGAGGATTACGAGTCTAAACTTAAAAAAGTTTTTGACTATTGGGAGGTTAGCGAGCTAGTTAAAGCCTAA
- a CDS encoding MmcQ/YjbR family DNA-binding protein has product MNVEELRNFCVSKKGVTEEFPFDEHTLVFKVMGKMFALLPLERVPSQCNLKCDPERAVELREEYDGDITPGYHMSKKHWNTLFLENLPPNIIIELVNHSYELVVSGLTKKLRAELSML; this is encoded by the coding sequence ATGAACGTTGAAGAGTTAAGGAATTTTTGCGTCAGTAAAAAAGGTGTTACGGAAGAGTTTCCTTTTGATGAGCATACATTGGTATTTAAAGTAATGGGCAAAATGTTCGCTCTACTACCTTTGGAAAGAGTACCAAGTCAGTGCAATTTAAAATGCGACCCAGAAAGAGCCGTAGAACTTAGGGAAGAATATGATGGAGATATTACTCCGGGCTATCATATGAGTAAAAAACATTGGAATACCTTATTTTTGGAAAACCTCCCCCCAAACATAATCATTGAATTGGTGAATCATTCATACGAGCTTGTAGTATCAGGTCTTACTAAGAAGTTAAGAGCCGAGTTATCAATGCTCTAA
- a CDS encoding Dabb family protein, whose amino-acid sequence MKRGIVTLVLIGVACATSFAQTKDTMKTFDPAFAHTVYFWFKNPDNEADKQKFETSLKTFLKNSKYAKTNFIGTPPPAIRDVVDGSFTYSLIVTFESAEAQEGYQGEEAHLIFIEECKDLWDKVIVYDSNGI is encoded by the coding sequence ATGAAAAGAGGAATTGTAACTTTAGTATTGATTGGCGTTGCTTGCGCCACAAGTTTTGCACAAACCAAAGACACTATGAAAACTTTTGACCCTGCTTTTGCGCATACCGTTTATTTTTGGTTTAAAAACCCAGATAACGAAGCCGATAAACAAAAGTTTGAAACTTCACTAAAAACATTTTTAAAGAACTCCAAATATGCCAAGACCAATTTTATTGGCACACCCCCACCAGCTATTCGGGATGTGGTTGATGGATCATTTACCTATTCGTTAATAGTAACGTTTGAGTCAGCTGAGGCACAAGAAGGTTATCAAGGTGAAGAAGCTCATTTAATCTTTATTGAAGAGTGCAAGGATCTTTGGGACAAGGTTATTGTTTATGATTCCAACGGAATATAA
- a CDS encoding DUF4230 domain-containing protein, producing MDSILEAFLGLLLGAILMYWLFSLFRKKKSKELTKQQSTVLLDKIQSVCKLISVEGDFAEIYHYENTKEGFLSLLSSKKKALIVVKAKAHIGYDLKKLNLKADNEKKRIILEDFPQPEILSIEPDLQFYDIKNGLFNSFSPDDLTKLNVEAKEHIKQKIPESGLMDTARKEALQAVFLVEKIVETIGWTLDYSALEIKNIEKHFLEEN from the coding sequence ATGGATAGCATTTTAGAAGCTTTTTTAGGTTTACTTCTAGGAGCGATACTTATGTATTGGCTATTCTCCTTGTTTCGAAAGAAAAAAAGCAAAGAACTCACCAAGCAGCAATCCACTGTATTATTGGATAAGATACAAAGCGTTTGTAAGTTGATTTCCGTTGAGGGTGATTTTGCAGAGATTTATCATTACGAAAACACTAAAGAAGGTTTTCTTAGTCTTTTAAGTAGTAAGAAAAAGGCGCTGATTGTGGTGAAGGCCAAAGCACATATTGGATACGACCTAAAAAAGTTGAACCTTAAAGCTGATAACGAAAAGAAACGCATTATTCTTGAAGATTTTCCACAACCTGAAATTTTATCCATTGAACCGGACCTTCAGTTTTACGATATTAAAAATGGATTGTTCAACAGTTTTTCCCCAGATGATTTAACCAAACTAAATGTGGAGGCCAAAGAACACATCAAACAAAAAATACCGGAAAGCGGATTAATGGATACCGCCAGAAAGGAAGCATTGCAAGCTGTATTTTTGGTAGAGAAAATTGTGGAAACCATCGGGTGGACCTTGGATTACTCCGCTTTGGAAATTAAGAATATTGAAAAACATTTTTTAGAAGAAAACTAA
- a CDS encoding DUF4260 domain-containing protein, whose product MKGILRLEEFSLLLLGFFLFMRMDLSWWWFFVLLLIPDIGMLGYLAGNRVGAFTYNLFHHRGIGILLYLVGVSFLNLPILELIGIIIFSHAAMDRMFGYGLKYEKGFKFTHLGEIGKNNG is encoded by the coding sequence ATGAAAGGTATTTTAAGGTTAGAAGAATTCTCACTCTTACTCCTTGGTTTTTTTCTTTTTATGAGAATGGATTTATCTTGGTGGTGGTTTTTTGTGCTGCTGTTAATACCTGATATCGGAATGCTCGGTTATTTGGCTGGAAATAGGGTAGGAGCATTTACCTATAATTTGTTTCACCATAGAGGTATTGGTATTTTGCTATACCTTGTTGGTGTAAGTTTTTTAAACCTTCCAATTTTGGAATTGATTGGGATTATCATTTTTTCGCATGCTGCTATGGATAGAATGTTTGGATATGGTCTTAAATATGAAAAAGGATTTAAATTCACCCATTTGGGAGAAATAGGAAAAAATAATGGATAG
- a CDS encoding cyclase family protein: MIVSIKYNSKNIKIDLSKPLDISIPLQGGDGNVNAWYLDPPRIEPHQEEGFIGKVSEGASTNFNNIWFNPHSHVTHTECLGHITKEFHSINQKLKQFFFLAEVITVAPEKQEEDFVISEKQLKYALGNKKREALVIRTIPNLENKKSRQYSNANPPYLLEEAARFLATKGIQHLLIDLPSVDKEKDGGALSAHKAFWNMDGKPREYATITEFIYVANAIEDGCYVLNLQVAPFENDASPSRPVLYKIE, encoded by the coding sequence ATGATTGTTTCAATCAAATACAACTCAAAGAACATAAAGATTGATTTGTCCAAACCTTTGGATATTTCTATTCCACTTCAAGGAGGAGATGGTAATGTAAATGCCTGGTATTTGGACCCGCCTAGAATAGAGCCCCATCAAGAAGAAGGTTTTATTGGAAAGGTGTCAGAAGGAGCTTCAACCAACTTTAATAATATTTGGTTCAATCCTCATTCCCATGTGACGCATACGGAATGCCTGGGTCATATAACCAAAGAGTTTCATTCCATAAACCAAAAGCTAAAACAATTCTTTTTTTTGGCTGAGGTTATTACCGTCGCTCCGGAAAAACAAGAGGAAGATTTTGTGATATCGGAAAAGCAATTGAAATATGCGCTAGGAAACAAAAAAAGGGAAGCATTGGTTATTAGGACCATTCCAAATCTGGAAAACAAGAAATCAAGGCAGTACTCCAATGCGAACCCACCCTATTTATTGGAAGAGGCTGCACGTTTTTTGGCGACTAAAGGAATTCAACATTTGCTAATTGACCTTCCTTCGGTGGATAAGGAAAAGGATGGCGGGGCTCTTTCGGCACACAAAGCATTTTGGAACATGGATGGGAAACCAAGGGAATATGCAACAATAACCGAGTTTATTTATGTGGCAAATGCTATTGAAGATGGTTGCTATGTACTGAACCTTCAAGTTGCCCCTTTTGAAAATGATGCCAGTCCTAGTAGGCCTGTTTTATATAAAATTGAATAA
- the hemW gene encoding radical SAM family heme chaperone HemW, whose protein sequence is MSGIYIHVPFCKQACHYCDFHFSTQLGKKEAMVKSLQRELELRKAEFQKEQVETIYFGGGTPSVLTSTELEAILQSVYDNYSVVEYPEITLEANPDDLMSVRAQSRTIFQDYQTIGINRLSIGIQSFFDEDLKLMNRAHSSDEAVESLSAATRHFDNISIDLIYGIPGMDNKKWKANIEKALLFKLPHISSYALTVEPKTALKKFIEKGIINDVNDEQAQEQFHILVDVLEQQGYINYEISNFGKEGYFSKNNTSYWQGKKYMGIGPSAHSFDGQNRGWNVRNNSKYIKALQQDTLSMETETLSRKDNYNEYVMTGLRTIWGVSLKRIENDFGISYLKYINQQAEKYLEQELLFVEDGKLLSTKKGKFLVDGIASDLFMLNLGQ, encoded by the coding sequence ATGAGCGGAATTTACATTCACGTGCCGTTTTGCAAACAAGCATGCCATTATTGCGACTTTCATTTTTCCACACAATTGGGAAAGAAGGAAGCGATGGTAAAATCACTTCAAAGAGAGCTTGAATTACGTAAAGCCGAGTTTCAAAAGGAACAAGTGGAAACCATATACTTTGGAGGAGGTACGCCATCCGTATTAACAAGTACGGAGCTTGAGGCCATATTGCAATCTGTTTATGACAATTATAGTGTAGTTGAATATCCAGAAATTACTTTAGAAGCTAACCCCGATGATTTAATGTCAGTTCGAGCGCAGTCGAGAACTATTTTTCAAGACTATCAAACTATTGGAATCAACCGTTTAAGTATTGGAATCCAATCTTTTTTTGATGAAGACTTAAAATTGATGAATCGTGCGCACTCATCTGATGAGGCTGTTGAGTCATTATCAGCAGCAACCAGACACTTTGATAATATTTCCATTGACTTAATTTATGGAATTCCAGGAATGGACAATAAGAAGTGGAAAGCAAATATTGAAAAAGCACTTTTATTTAAACTACCACATATTTCAAGCTACGCGCTTACCGTCGAGCCAAAAACTGCACTTAAAAAGTTCATTGAAAAAGGAATTATAAATGATGTAAATGATGAACAGGCACAGGAACAGTTTCATATTTTGGTAGATGTATTGGAGCAACAGGGGTATATAAACTATGAAATATCCAACTTTGGAAAGGAGGGGTATTTTTCAAAAAACAACACCTCCTACTGGCAAGGAAAAAAATATATGGGTATTGGTCCTTCGGCACATTCTTTTGATGGACAAAACAGAGGCTGGAATGTGAGAAATAATTCGAAGTATATAAAAGCGTTGCAGCAGGATACATTGTCAATGGAAACCGAGACCTTATCAAGAAAAGACAATTACAACGAATATGTTATGACCGGATTACGTACTATCTGGGGTGTGTCCTTGAAGAGAATTGAAAATGATTTTGGCATTAGCTATCTAAAATATATCAACCAACAGGCTGAAAAATATTTAGAACAAGAATTGCTTTTTGTGGAGGATGGAAAATTGCTGTCCACCAAAAAAGGCAAGTTTTTAGTGGATGGTATTGCTTCAGATTTATTTATGCTTAATTTGGGTCAATGA